A stretch of Desulfurivibrio alkaliphilus AHT 2 DNA encodes these proteins:
- a CDS encoding methyl-accepting chemotaxis protein, producing MKKMLRKMSLKAKLIISTGLLLAILVLITTFMVRASLLNLLEATVSHNVETTVISVEGFIQQKTEQALAISATAAARPDVAQAAKVGDRDVAMEMLGPIFADVRERFDVTVLHFMARQPGDLLRGFARTQRPQNEGGDEVTSNVILATANSGVARTGFRQAAYGMGMRGWVPVFADNQVVGVMETNIAFTEELLNEIEEGLAGATLAVFAPERGEFILQSGRAELQPPPHVFEQARQGASEVVRENNTAYSLFPIRDYDDNLLAVVGVFQDVSAHTAMVNNQLRQLLLVIVSLGLVVVIAVFFLISSATRPIAQTVQMIKEMGQGRLDRRLNMQREDEIGQMAAAMDEFADTLQHQVVGSLQKLAQGDLTFEVKPYDDQDLIGTALLKTNRDLNRIVGEITAATDQIAAGSSQVAGSSQSLSQGATESAASLEQITSSMTEMASQTKRNAENSTQANQLAGEARQVAETGNEQMEKMMAAMTEINQAGQNISKIIKVIDEIAFQTNLLALNAAVEAARAGRHGKGFAVVAEEVRNLAARSAKAAKETAELIEGSVAKTANGTEIASQTAESLKEIVTAITKATDLVGEIAAASNEQAQGIAQVNQGLSQIDQVTQTNTANAEEGAAAAEELSSQGDYLRELISTFTIKESPVGGRRRALPVGHETRFAETGEGAFGGWDSLEAESKGEGKRKSREAKALEDREFDRF from the coding sequence ATGAAAAAAATGCTTCGCAAGATGAGCCTTAAAGCCAAACTGATTATCTCCACCGGGTTGCTGCTGGCGATACTGGTGCTGATCACCACGTTTATGGTTAGAGCCTCTCTGCTGAATCTGTTGGAGGCCACCGTCTCTCACAATGTTGAAACCACGGTGATTTCGGTGGAGGGGTTTATTCAGCAGAAGACTGAACAGGCACTGGCGATTTCCGCCACCGCCGCCGCCCGACCGGATGTGGCCCAGGCCGCCAAAGTTGGTGATCGCGATGTGGCCATGGAGATGCTCGGCCCGATCTTCGCGGATGTCAGGGAGCGCTTCGATGTTACAGTGCTTCATTTCATGGCCAGGCAGCCAGGTGATCTCCTGCGGGGATTTGCCCGTACCCAGCGACCGCAAAACGAGGGGGGCGACGAGGTTACCTCCAATGTTATCCTGGCCACGGCCAACAGCGGGGTCGCTCGAACCGGTTTCAGGCAGGCCGCTTACGGCATGGGGATGCGCGGTTGGGTTCCGGTATTTGCCGATAACCAGGTGGTCGGGGTCATGGAAACCAATATCGCCTTCACCGAAGAGTTGCTCAACGAAATTGAAGAGGGGCTGGCCGGGGCGACCCTGGCCGTGTTCGCGCCGGAGAGGGGGGAATTTATCCTGCAGTCCGGCCGAGCCGAACTCCAGCCGCCGCCCCATGTTTTCGAGCAGGCCCGCCAAGGGGCAAGCGAGGTGGTGCGCGAAAACAATACCGCCTATTCCCTTTTCCCGATCCGCGACTACGATGACAACCTGCTGGCCGTGGTCGGCGTTTTCCAGGATGTTTCCGCCCACACCGCCATGGTGAACAACCAGTTGCGGCAATTGCTGCTGGTGATCGTCAGCCTGGGCCTGGTGGTGGTGATCGCCGTTTTTTTCCTCATCAGTTCCGCAACCCGGCCCATTGCTCAAACCGTGCAGATGATCAAAGAGATGGGCCAGGGCCGGCTGGACAGGCGGCTGAACATGCAGCGGGAGGATGAAATCGGGCAGATGGCCGCGGCCATGGATGAATTCGCCGACACCCTCCAGCACCAGGTGGTGGGTTCCCTGCAGAAGCTGGCCCAAGGCGACCTGACCTTCGAGGTCAAGCCTTATGACGACCAGGATCTGATCGGCACCGCCCTGCTCAAGACCAACCGCGATCTCAACCGGATCGTTGGCGAGATCACCGCCGCCACCGATCAGATCGCCGCTGGCTCGAGCCAGGTCGCCGGCTCCAGCCAGTCGCTGTCCCAGGGGGCCACCGAATCGGCGGCCTCGCTGGAGCAGATCACCAGCTCGATGACCGAGATGGCCTCGCAGACCAAGCGCAACGCCGAGAACTCCACCCAGGCCAACCAATTGGCCGGCGAGGCCCGCCAGGTGGCGGAGACCGGTAACGAGCAGATGGAGAAGATGATGGCGGCCATGACCGAGATCAACCAGGCCGGGCAGAACATCTCCAAGATCATCAAGGTGATCGACGAGATCGCCTTCCAAACCAACCTGCTGGCCCTCAACGCGGCGGTGGAAGCGGCGCGGGCCGGCCGCCACGGCAAGGGTTTCGCAGTGGTGGCCGAGGAGGTCCGCAACCTGGCGGCCCGCAGCGCCAAGGCGGCCAAGGAAACCGCCGAATTAATCGAGGGTTCGGTGGCCAAGACCGCCAACGGCACCGAGATCGCCAGCCAGACCGCCGAGTCGCTCAAGGAGATCGTAACAGCCATCACCAAGGCCACCGATCTGGTGGGCGAGATCGCGGCGGCCAGCAACGAGCAAGCACAGGGCATTGCCCAGGTCAACCAGGGCTTAAGCCAGATCGACCAGGTAACCCAGACCAACACCGCCAACGCCGAAGAAGGGGCGGCGGCGGCCGAGGAGCTCTCCAGCCAGGGCGACTACCTGCGGGAGTTGATCAGTACCTTCACCATCAAGGAGAGCCCTGTCGGCGGCCGGCGGCGGGCCTTGCCGGTGGGGCATGAAACGCGATTTGCCGAGACCGGCGAGGGCGCTTTCGGGGGTTGGGACAGCCTGGAAGCTGAATCTAAGGGCGAGGGCAAAAGGAAGTCCCGTGAGGCGAAAGCCCTGGAAGACCGGGAATTCGACCGCTTCTGA
- a CDS encoding methyl-accepting chemotaxis protein produces the protein MFKRMVVNMKLGTKLLAGIGLTLVAMVLITAMMVSASQLILLGSTVEQDIQASAVTVEGLLTQQAERAQAIAATAAVLPEIIEAGVRGEREEALSLMEPIYNEINQRYGVTVLHYMRQAPGDRLRAFARSHDPDNPGGREVTFGPILEAARSGEAIAGFRTTSYGLGMRGWVPVFADRRVTGVMEVNIPFTPELLSEIEQGLVDTTLAVFTPENNTFQLQSGRAPIQPTAALFDQAREGLSQVEREGDLAYALFPLTDYTGNVLAVIGVYRDVAAFTTMVGDHLFRLLAVIIVLGLAVLVVTLLVVRSITGPIGRTVQMIKEMGRGRLDSRLKMERGDEIGQMATAMDEFADTLQHQLVGSLQKLAQGDLTFEIKPYDDQDMIGNALLKTNRDLNRIVGEINAATEQIASNSSQVAGSSQSLSQGATESAASLEQITSSMTEMASQTKLNAENSTQANHLAGEARQVAESGNEQMEKMMEAMAEINQAGQNISKIIKVIDEIAFQTNLLALNAAVEAARAGRHGKGFAVVAEEVRNLAARSAKAAKETAELIEGSVAKTANGTEIAAQTAESLKEIVTAITKATDLVGEIAAASNEQAQGISQVNQGLSQIDQVTQTNTANAEEGAAAAEELSSQADHLRGLMATFTVKGGSQMTQSRRQKALPAAPAQHKSAHQEFKGWDQAEDTNGRKTQPSEVIALDDREFGRY, from the coding sequence ATGTTCAAGCGTATGGTTGTCAATATGAAGCTGGGTACCAAATTGCTGGCCGGCATCGGCCTGACCCTGGTAGCCATGGTCCTGATTACCGCCATGATGGTGTCGGCCTCGCAACTGATCCTGCTTGGCTCCACGGTGGAGCAGGATATCCAAGCCTCGGCCGTCACGGTGGAAGGATTGCTCACACAACAGGCGGAACGGGCGCAGGCCATTGCGGCCACGGCGGCCGTGTTGCCGGAGATCATTGAGGCCGGAGTGCGCGGCGAACGTGAAGAGGCCCTGTCCCTGATGGAGCCGATCTACAACGAAATAAACCAGCGTTACGGCGTGACGGTGCTGCACTACATGCGCCAGGCGCCGGGTGACCGGTTGCGGGCCTTTGCCCGTTCCCACGATCCGGATAATCCCGGCGGCCGGGAGGTCACCTTCGGCCCGATCCTGGAGGCGGCCCGCAGCGGTGAAGCCATTGCCGGCTTCCGCACCACCAGCTACGGCCTGGGGATGCGCGGTTGGGTGCCGGTGTTTGCCGACCGGCGGGTAACCGGCGTCATGGAGGTCAATATTCCCTTTACCCCCGAATTACTCAGTGAAATCGAGCAGGGACTGGTGGACACCACCCTGGCCGTCTTCACCCCGGAAAACAACACCTTTCAACTGCAATCGGGCCGGGCGCCCATCCAGCCCACCGCCGCCCTCTTCGACCAGGCCCGCGAGGGTCTGAGCCAGGTGGAACGGGAGGGTGATCTGGCCTATGCGCTTTTTCCCCTGACCGATTATACCGGCAACGTCCTGGCGGTAATCGGCGTTTACCGGGATGTCGCCGCCTTCACCACCATGGTTGGCGACCACCTCTTCCGGCTGCTGGCGGTGATCATTGTTCTCGGCCTGGCCGTGCTGGTGGTCACCCTGCTGGTGGTCCGCTCCATTACCGGCCCCATCGGTCGGACGGTGCAGATGATCAAAGAAATGGGCCGGGGCCGGCTGGACAGCCGGCTTAAAATGGAGCGGGGTGATGAAATCGGGCAGATGGCTACGGCCATGGATGAGTTTGCCGACACCCTCCAGCACCAGTTGGTTGGTTCATTGCAGAAGCTGGCCCAAGGTGACCTGACCTTCGAGATCAAGCCTTATGACGACCAGGATATGATCGGCAACGCTCTGCTCAAGACCAACCGCGATCTTAACCGGATCGTGGGCGAGATCAATGCCGCCACCGAACAGATCGCCTCCAACTCGAGCCAGGTCGCCGGTTCCAGCCAGTCGCTGTCCCAGGGGGCCACCGAATCGGCCGCCTCGCTGGAGCAGATCACCAGCTCGATGACCGAGATGGCCTCCCAGACCAAGCTCAACGCCGAGAACTCCACCCAGGCCAACCATTTGGCGGGTGAGGCCCGTCAGGTGGCCGAGAGCGGCAACGAGCAAATGGAGAAGATGATGGAAGCCATGGCCGAGATCAACCAAGCTGGGCAGAACATCTCCAAGATCATCAAGGTGATCGACGAGATCGCCTTCCAGACCAACCTGCTGGCCTTGAACGCGGCGGTGGAAGCGGCCCGGGCCGGCCGCCACGGTAAGGGTTTCGCGGTGGTGGCAGAGGAAGTGCGTAACCTGGCGGCCCGCAGCGCCAAGGCGGCCAAGGAAACCGCGGAACTGATCGAAGGCTCGGTGGCCAAAACGGCAAACGGTACCGAGATCGCCGCCCAGACCGCCGAGTCGCTCAAGGAGATCGTAACGGCCATCACCAAGGCCACCGACCTGGTGGGCGAGATTGCCGCTGCCAGCAACGAGCAGGCCCAGGGGATCTCCCAGGTCAACCAGGGCTTGAGCCAGATCGACCAGGTAACCCAAACCAACACCGCCAACGCCGAAGAGGGTGCGGCGGCGGCCGAGGAGCTCTCCAGCCAGGCTGATCATCTGCGGGGTCTGATGGCCACCTTTACGGTTAAAGGTGGTTCACAAATGACACAATCCCGGCGCCAGAAGGCCCTGCCCGCAGCCCCGGCCCAGCATAAATCTGCGCATCAGGAATTCAAAGGCTGGGACCAAGCTGAGGACACCAATGGTCGCAAAACCCAGCCCAGCGAAGTGATCGCGCTGGATGACCGCGAGTTCGGTCGTTATTAA
- a CDS encoding methyl-accepting chemotaxis protein: MLKSFKLGAKMLGGFTLVAAIIVVVGLFGLRGANQLNSHLHEIGEVNLPSIKSLLEVEIIMEEIIQVHRTLMTEMLSMEQRQRYLSQLNDYWQMLDQTWAHYMTLPATIEEERLSSEFERELAELRRLDQQWSQLNQTFQDIEILDPGDLVANLQRFRGDHYALEVNVAGLLLNNQEFSGGEDPTACNFGRWLATFSTNNRDIRSMLTQMRGNHDRFHLAVAQIREAMQAGNQARAQRTYNEVMQPAARGVFDSFNQLIALAGEANAMRDQMTEMVLGPMYQEAQEAMDVLERLVAINHEIASEAVALAASDGVQVRSVAIIGMAIGTILALFLGFLLTRAITQPIGRVVAMLNEMGKGRLNNRLNMDSKDEIGQMAKTMDEFADNLQNGVVAGLQKLSRGDLTFEGKPHDEQDVIGNALVKTNNDLNRIVGEILAATEQIAAGSGQVSSSSQSLSQGATESAASLEEITSSMTEMASQTKLNAENSTQANQLAGEARQAAESGNEQMEKMMAAMAEINEAGQKISKIIKVIDEIAFQTNLLALNAAVEAARAGRHGKGFAVVAEEVRNLAARSAKAAKETAELIEGSVAKTENGTEIATRTAESLKEIVTAITKATDLVGEIAAASNEQAQGIAQVNEGLSQIDQVTQTNTANAEEGAAAAEELSSQADHLRGLMATFTVKGGSVSRRQQRALPEAPEPRPSGGGQTSFKGWDSLEPKAGRKTKPSEVIALDDREFGRY; the protein is encoded by the coding sequence ATGCTGAAAAGTTTCAAATTAGGTGCCAAGATGTTGGGCGGCTTCACTTTGGTGGCCGCCATTATCGTCGTGGTCGGCCTCTTCGGTTTGCGGGGAGCCAATCAGTTGAACAGCCATCTTCACGAAATCGGTGAAGTTAACCTCCCCAGCATTAAAAGTCTGCTGGAGGTTGAAATTATCATGGAAGAGATCATACAGGTCCACCGGACCTTGATGACCGAAATGCTCAGCATGGAGCAAAGGCAACGTTACCTGAGTCAACTCAATGACTACTGGCAAATGCTGGATCAAACCTGGGCGCATTATATGACACTGCCGGCCACCATCGAGGAGGAGCGGCTTAGCAGCGAGTTTGAGCGGGAACTGGCTGAATTGCGACGGCTGGATCAGCAGTGGAGTCAGCTTAATCAAACTTTCCAGGATATTGAGATTCTTGACCCTGGTGACTTAGTGGCCAATTTGCAGCGTTTTCGCGGTGATCATTACGCCCTTGAAGTGAACGTAGCTGGCCTGTTGCTTAACAATCAGGAGTTCAGCGGGGGCGAAGATCCCACCGCATGTAATTTCGGGCGCTGGCTGGCCACCTTTTCCACCAACAACCGGGACATTCGCAGTATGCTCACCCAGATGCGGGGCAACCATGATCGTTTTCACCTGGCGGTGGCCCAAATTCGTGAGGCCATGCAGGCCGGTAACCAGGCTCGGGCCCAGAGAACATATAACGAGGTCATGCAGCCAGCTGCCAGGGGGGTGTTTGATTCCTTCAATCAGTTGATTGCCTTGGCCGGGGAGGCCAATGCCATGCGGGATCAGATGACGGAGATGGTATTGGGGCCCATGTATCAAGAGGCGCAGGAGGCCATGGATGTTCTCGAACGTTTGGTCGCAATCAACCATGAGATCGCCAGCGAGGCGGTGGCCCTAGCTGCCAGTGATGGTGTCCAGGTGCGGAGCGTGGCCATTATCGGTATGGCAATAGGTACCATCCTGGCCTTATTTCTGGGCTTTTTGCTGACCCGTGCTATTACCCAGCCCATCGGGCGGGTGGTTGCCATGCTCAATGAAATGGGCAAAGGCCGGCTAAACAACCGCTTGAACATGGACAGCAAGGATGAGATCGGCCAGATGGCCAAGACCATGGATGAATTCGCCGATAACCTGCAAAACGGGGTGGTGGCCGGCCTGCAGAAGCTGTCCCGGGGGGACCTGACCTTCGAGGGCAAACCCCATGACGAGCAGGATGTAATTGGTAACGCCCTGGTCAAGACCAACAATGATCTCAACCGGATCGTCGGCGAAATCCTGGCCGCCACCGAGCAGATCGCCGCCGGTTCGGGCCAGGTTTCAAGCTCCAGCCAGTCGCTGTCTCAAGGGGCCACCGAATCGGCGGCCTCGCTGGAGGAGATTACCAGCTCAATGACCGAGATGGCCTCCCAGACCAAGCTCAACGCCGAAAACTCTACTCAGGCCAATCAGTTGGCCGGGGAGGCCCGCCAGGCCGCCGAGAGCGGCAACGAGCAGATGGAGAAGATGATGGCGGCCATGGCCGAGATCAACGAGGCCGGGCAGAAGATCTCCAAGATCATCAAGGTAATCGACGAGATCGCCTTCCAGACCAACCTGCTGGCCTTGAATGCGGCGGTGGAAGCGGCGCGGGCCGGCCGCCACGGCAAGGGTTTTGCGGTGGTGGCGGAAGAGGTGCGTAACCTGGCGGCCCGCAGCGCCAAGGCGGCCAAGGAGACGGCGGAACTGATCGAAGGTTCGGTGGCCAAGACCGAAAACGGCACCGAGATCGCCACCCGGACCGCCGAGTCGCTTAAAGAGATCGTAACGGCCATCACCAAGGCCACCGACCTGGTGGGCGAGATCGCCGCCGCCAGCAACGAGCAGGCCCAGGGCATTGCCCAGGTCAACGAAGGCTTGAGCCAGATCGACCAGGTGACCCAGACCAACACCGCCAACGCCGAGGAAGGCGCGGCGGCGGCCGAAGAACTTTCCAGCCAGGCCGATCATCTCCGCGGCCTGATGGCCACCTTCACCGTCAAGGGCGGCAGTGTCTCCCGCCGGCAGCAACGAGCCCTGCCGGAAGCCCCCGAACCTCGGCCCAGCGGTGGCGGCCAGACAAGCTTCAAGGGCTGGGACAGCCTGGAGCCCAAAGCCGGACGCAAAACCAAGCCCAGCGAAGTTATCGCCCTGGATGACCGGGAGTTCGGCCGCTATTAG